GCTTCACCATCCAGGCGTAGAGGGCCAGGGGGACGGCCACCAGGTAGGCCCCGCCCAGGGCCAGGTAGAGGCCAAGCACCAGCAGGGTGTCGCCGGAGATCGAACCGAGGGAACCGAACAGGGGCACAGCCGCGGTGGCGTGGATCGGGCAAATCTAAAGTGCCCGGGCCGGGGGCATGGCGGAATCGGTAGACGCAGCGGACTTAAAATCCGCAGACCGCGAGGTTGTGGGGGTTCAAGTCCCCCTGCCCCCATGCCTCCTCCATGGTGCGTCCTGGCACCAGCCGGCGTGGACCAGGCCAGAGCCTCCCACTAGGGTCGAACATGAGCCCAGGCCGTCAGGCTGATGCAACGATCCCCAGCCCAGCAGCTCCCAGCCCAGCAGCCACGAGCCATCCCCGGCCCCCGGGCGGCCATGGCAGCGGCGGCCCTGCTGGCATGCGCCATGGCCGGCGTGGTGCTGCTGCCCGCTCCCCCGCCCGCCCAGGCCCAGGCGGCTGCCAAGCCGCGCACGATCAAGGTGAAGGAGGGGGACACGCTGGAGGTGCTCGCCGGACGTCATGGCGTATCGGTGGAGGCACTGCAGAAGCTCAACGGCATCACCGATCCCCGCACGCTGCAGATCGACCAGGTGCTCAAGCTGCCACCAGTCACGAAGCCCAGGCCTGCGGCCGCCAAACCAACCCCGAAACCAGCCGCCAAACCAGCCGCGCCAGCACCCGCCAAGCAACCGCCCGCCAAGGCGCCAGCGGCCAAGGCGCCACCTGCCCAGGCCGCACCCGCCAAAGCCCAGCATCCAGTCCAGCAGCCAGCCCAGCCGGCGGCAGGGCCAGCTGCGAAGCCCGAGGCCACTCCTGCCGCCCAGCCGGCGGCCGCCGCCGCCGATCCCGCCCAGCCTGGTGAGGGCCGCTGGCGCTACTTCGGCAACACCCTGGTGGACTGGGGGGGCTGGAAGCTCCACCCCGGTGGCCTCAGGGTCACGGTGGTGCAGCCCTCCGCTGATGACGTGGGTGCGGTGCGGGCCAAGGCCACGGCCGTGGCGGTGCAGTGCAGCACTCTCCGGCAGACCTGGCGCGTGGATGGCGCCTGGCAGGAGTGGACCGTGCCCACCCCCCGCTCGGTGGCCCAGCAGATCGTGCTGGACCTCTGCGAGCAGGTGAAGGATCCGACCGACAGCACCATCCCGCCCCCGACCGCCGGGCCTGGCCTCTGACCCTGGCCAGCCCGCCTGCAGGCCGATACCGTTCGGGCCAGTTCCAGGCCTCCACCGGGCATGCCATCCCGTGTGTCCCCAGCCGGCGCCCCCAGGCTGCTGCCCAGGCTGATCATCCGGCTCCTTCTTGTCGGGACCTTGCCACTCGGGTTCGGGCTTCCCGGTCCGGGTCAGGCCGTCCGGGCCAGTGAAACGCCGCGCTCCGATGCCCTGCAGGCCATCCGTCAGGTGTGGCCGGAGGAGCACATGGACAGTGCCATCCGTCTGGCCCACCTGGAGAGCGGCCTCATGCCGACAGCCCGGGGTTGTGGAGGCGACTGCTTCGGCCTCTTCCAGATCCACTACGCCGCCAACCGCAGCCTCATCGCTGCCATGGGCATCCGCAGCCCCGAGGAGCTGCTCGATCCCGTGGTGAACAGCAGCGTGGCCTACGCGATCTTCCGCCAGTCGGGCTGGAGGCCATGGGGGGTGCAGCCCTGAGCCAGCCCCCACCCCGTTCCCAGACCGCTTCGCCATGCCCCTGATCACGGTGCGCACCTCCTGCGAGAGCCCGTCCGCCGCCGCGGTCGATGCCCTCCTGCTCGACCTCTCCGCCCGGGTGGCCCGCCACCTCGGCAAGCCGGAGGCCTACGTGATGACCGCCTTCGAGGCCGGCGTGCCCATGACCTTCGCCGGCAGCCGCGATCAACCGGTCTGTTACCTCGAGCTCAGGAGCGTGGGCGGGTTCTCGCCCACGACCACTGCGGCCGTGAGCGCAGACCTCTGCCAACTGGTCGCTGACAGCCTGGGTGTGCCCCCGGAGCGCACCTACGTGGCGTTCATGGCCGCGGAGGGGTACCTCTGGGGCTGGAACGGCCGCACCTTCGGCTGATGCCGGCACCGCCGGTGGAGGTGGCCCTGGCCGTGCTCGAGCAGCGGGGCCACTGGCTGGTGCAGTTGCGCGACGACGTGCCCGGCATCGTGGCTCCGGGGGCCTGGGGACTGTTCGGCGGCCACCTCGATGCAGGGGAGAGCGCCCAGCAGGCCGTGCGCCGCGAACTGCTGGAGGAGATCCACTGGTGGCCGCCCCGGCCCCTGCCCTTCTGGTTCCGTCATACCAACGCCCAGCGGATCGCCCATGTGTTCCGGGCGACCTTGCCCCTCCCTCTGGAGGCCCTGGTTCTTCAGGAGGGCCAGGACATGGTGCTGGCCAGCCTGGCGGAGCTGGTCAGTGGCTCGATCTGGAGCCCTCGCCTCCAGCAGCATCGCCCGCTCGCGGCTTCCCTCTGCTGCGCCCTGCAGGCGCACCATCAGGCGCTCCCGTCCGGGTCTCACGCGGCTCAGAAGCTGGATCCGGGCTCCTGAAGGAAGGCCAGTTCCTCCGGTGTCGACGCACGCCCCAGCAGGGCGTTGCGGTGGGGGAACCGGCCGAACCGCCGGATCACATCCCGGTGTTTCCGTGCGAACGCTGCGGTGCGTGGATCGCACCAGCGCTCGAAGAGCGGCACCGCGGTGCGCTGCACCTCCGGATCCTCGCTGTGCATCAGGGGCATGAGCCAGAACTGGCGCCGTGCCTGGTCGGCTTCCTGCTGCACCCATCCCCGCTCCACGGCGCGTTGGCTGAGGGCCAGGGCGGCGGGATCGCCGGCAAAGGCCTGGGCCGTGCCCCGCCAGATCTGGCGGGGCATCTGGTCCAGCAGCAGCACGAGGGCCAGGCCCCCGGATGGATCCTGCGCCCACGTGCTGAGCTGACCGTCGAGCGCCTGCAACGTGAGCTGCAGGAACCGCTGCCGCACCTGGGCGTCGAAGTCTGGATCTTTCCGGAACCACTGCTGCGGTGGGGTGGCCTCGAACCAGAACTGGTGCACCGAGCCCGGACCCTCGGCCGGCTGCATCGTCGGGCTGGCCATGGCGTTCAGCTGCACCCGATCGCGCGACCCGCCCGCGGGAGCCTGTGGCTGCTGGCCTGCAGCACCGGGGCGGAGCGGATGCGCACCCGCCAGGCGGCATGGGCCGGGCCGAAATGCTGAATCAACGCCTCCCGGGCCTCGTGGTGAAGTTCCTCACGGGATGGGGCCGTGATCGTGAGCGCAGGGTCGTCCGCCTGGGCTTCCAGGCGGCCGGGCTGCTCATGAAGCACGCGGAACACGATCTCGCGCATGGGTCTGCTGGCCCTCCGGCAACCAGCCTGGCGCGATGGGGCGCCAATGGAGGTGATCCCCCATACGGGAACCCGATGTCTGGGCGACACCGCAGCTGAAACCGCAGCAATCTGCTCTATAGTTGCGAAGCCGGCTGAAGCTGGCGGGTCCGAAGACCTGCGCACGCCGAGCACCAGCACCAGATGGTTCCCTGTGCTTCCTGGGGGCCCCGATCCAGGCCCATGGGCTGAATGGATCTGCTCTGTGGGTTCCCTGCCTCCGGCCGGGAGCCACGGTCATGGGTGCGTCGTTCATATCTCCACTTCAAGCGATCCCTTCACGCGATGTCCCACACCTTCTCTTTCCGCTCCAGCCGCCAACACGCCTTCCAGGGCAGCGGCCGCGCCCGCGCCCTGGCCTATCCCAGCTGCCCCCTGCCGGGCGGTGTTCGCCAGGGTTCGGCCCAGGCCACGCCGGCGCAGCCCCTCACCTGGGAGGAGCTGCTGGGCCAGCGTTGAAGCGGCCAGGCCCTACCCCAGCTCCCCGATGGCTCCCACCAGGGCCATCACCAGCAGTACGGCACCGCTCAGAAAACTGATGCCGAAACCCGGACCCCGGCGTTCGGGTGCCTGCAGGTAGCCCACCGCATAGGCGATGCGGCCGGCCACCCACAGGATGCCCATCCCATTGGCCCAACCGCTTCCTCCCCAGAAGTTCGCCAGCCAGAAGCAGGGCAGGAAGAACACCAGCTGCTCCAGGGTGTTCTGCTGCACCCGCACGGCCCGCTCAAAGGGTTCCGGCCCGTCCATGGACGGCGGCTTCACGCCGTACTGCACCCGGGCCCGGCCCACCGTGAGCGCCGTGCCCTGGTACAGCGTCACGGCGGCGAGGGTCACCAGGGCGGGAAGGGCCAGGTTGGTCATGGTGGGTCGTGCGGGAATGGCGAGGGGGCATCCTCGCGGCAGCGGCCTGGATGTGGAGGCGCCCATCGCCTGCCGATGGCTGCCACCGGTTCAGAATCGGCCCCCAACGCTCTTCCGCCGCACCGTGTATGGCCACCCTGGCTCCCAGCGCCATCCAGATCGTGCTGGGCATCGCGCTGCTCTTCGGCGGCGGGGAGCTCTTCGTGGCCGGCTCCACCGCCGTGGCCCTGCTGCTGGGCATCCCCCAGCTCGTCATCGGTCTCACGGTGGTCTCGCTGGGCACCAGTGCTCCAGAACTGTTCGTGAGTCTGATCTCCACCCTGCAGGGCAACGATGCGATCGCCCTCAGCAACGTGGTGGGCAGCAACATCTTCAATGTGCTGGTGGTGCTCGGCATGAGTGCCCTGGTGGTGCCCCTCAGCGTGCGCAGCCGCATCGTGCGGCGCGATGTGCCGCTGCTCCTGGCTGTGTCGATGGCGGTGTGGGGGATGGCCTCGGGCAGCCGGCTCACCTGGCAGGCCGGTCTGGCCCTCCTGGTGGGTCTGGTGATCAACCTGGTCTGGGAAATCCGCACGGCTGGCGAGAACCCCGACGAAACCGACGAGCTGAACGATGAGGAGCGCCTGTCGCCGCCGGCGGCCACGGTTCGTCTGCTGGGCGGTCTAGTGCTGCTGGTGCTGGGTTCCCAGCTGCTGGTGCGTGGGGCGACCACCGCGGCCCTGGCCCTGGGGGTGAGTCAGACCGTGGTGGGCCTCACGATCGTGGCAGCCGGCACCTCGATGCCGGAACTGGTCACCTCGCTGGTGGCGGCCTACCGCGGCCGCATGGACCTGGCCATCGGCAACGTGGTGGGCAGCAACCTGCTCAACCTGTTCGTGATCCTCGGGCTCTGTGCCCTGGCCTCCGGCAGCCGGGGGCTGGAGGTGGATCCCACCCTGGTGAGCCGCGATCTTCCGGTCATGCTGGCCACCACCATGGCGTGCCTGCCGATCTTCTGGAGTCACGGTCAGATCACCCGGCTCGAGGGCGGCCTCCTCGTGCTGCTCTACGGGCTGTATCTGCTGGAGCAGGTGCTCACCAACACCCTCCCCACGGTCACGGACGGATTCCGGCTGGTGACCCTCACGGCCGTGCTGCCCCTGGTGCTGCTGGTGCTGGTGTGGCAAAGCGTGCGCTGGTGGCAGGAACGCCGCAGCTGAGGGCCGCTCAGATCCCGAACTGGCGGCACACCAGCCAGGGCACCAGCAGGGTCATGACCACCGTGAGCGGAAACCCGTAGCGGGTCACATCCAGGAACCGGTAGCGGCCGGGCCCGAACACCATCAGGTTGGTCTGGTAGCCCACCGGGCTCAGGAAGCTCTGGCTCGCCCCGAACAGCACGGTGAAGATGCCCGCCATCGGAGGCATGCCCAGACCGATGGCCAACTTGGCGGCGATCGGGATCACGATCGCCAGCGTGGCGGCGTTGCTCATCACCTCCGTGAGCAAGGTGGTGAACAGGAACACCGTGGCCAGGGCCCAGTACAGGGGCCAGCTGTGCAGGCCGCTGATCAGCGCCTGGGCCAGGGCATCGGCGACGCCGGTCTTCTCCAGGGCCACACTGAAGCTGGCCAGGGAACCCAGCAGCAGAATCACGTCCAGCCGGATCGAGCGCTGCAGCTCCCCGGGCCGCAGACAACCGGTGGCCACCATGGCCACGGTGCCCAGCAGCACGGCCGCCACCAGGGGCAGCACCTTGAGACTCGGCAGCAGGATCGCCAGGACGGCGATCACCACGGCCACGCGTTTGCGGCTCATGGTGGGCAGGTCGTCCTCGAGCTGTTCGAGCACCACCAGATCATTGTTGGCCTGCAGGCCCCGGATGGCATCCTTCGGGCCCTGCAGCAGCAGCACATCGCCCTCCTGCAGGTTGGCCTGGCCGAGGCGTTCCCTCAGCACGGCATTGCCCCGCCGCAGGGCCAGCACCGTGGCGTTGTAGCGCTGCCGGAAGCGCAGATCGCGCAGGCAGCTGCCGGCCAGTGTGGATCCTGAAGGCAGCAGCACCTCCACCATCGGCTGGCCGTTGCCCACCTCGCCGCCCCGCGGCGGAGCCGGTTCCTCCTCGGGGGTGGGCGCCAGCGTCACGGTGTGCTCCTGCTGCAGCCGCAGCAGATCCTCCCGGGTGCAGCGCAGCACCAGGCGGTCGCCCAGTTCGAGGCGACGGTCCGCCAGGGGGGGCTGAAACCGCTCCACGCCGCGGTGCAGCTCCAGCACGTCCACGTCGAAGCGCCGCTGCAGGCGGCTGCGGTGCAGTGATTGCCCCACCAGCTCCGAGCCGGCTGGAATCTCCACCTCGGTGAGGTAGCCGCTGTTGGAGAAGCTGCGCACCAGATCGTCGTCATTGCAGCCGCGATCCGGAAGCCAGTGATCGGAGAGCAGCACCATCATCAGGCTGCCCGCGATCCACACCCCCAGGCCGATCGGGGTGAAGGAGAACAGATCGAAGGCGCCGTAGCCGAGCTTGTTGCTCACTTCGCTGGCCAGCAGATTCACCGAACTGCCCAGCAGGGTGAGGGTGCCGCCCAGCACCGTGGCGAACGACAGCGGCAGCAGCACCTTGGAGGGGGAGATGCGGCGGCGGTGGCACCAGCCCTCGATCACCGGCAGCAGCGAGGCCACGATCGGTGTGTTGGGCACGAAGGCCGACACGGGCCCCACCAGCGCGGTGAGCAGCAGGATCATCCGCCGCGGACTGCGGACGGCATCGGAGCCGATCATCCCCCGCAGCCGATCCAGCCCACCGGAGCGGAACAGGCCGGCCGACAGGGCGAACAGCCCCATCAGGGTCAGCAGAGCGGGGCTGCCGAAACCCTCCACGGCCTCGGCGGGCTTGAGCACCCCTGAGGCCATCAGCAG
This portion of the Cyanobium sp. NIES-981 genome encodes:
- a CDS encoding calcium/sodium antiporter, with protein sequence MATLAPSAIQIVLGIALLFGGGELFVAGSTAVALLLGIPQLVIGLTVVSLGTSAPELFVSLISTLQGNDAIALSNVVGSNIFNVLVVLGMSALVVPLSVRSRIVRRDVPLLLAVSMAVWGMASGSRLTWQAGLALLVGLVINLVWEIRTAGENPDETDELNDEERLSPPAATVRLLGGLVLLVLGSQLLVRGATTAALALGVSQTVVGLTIVAAGTSMPELVTSLVAAYRGRMDLAIGNVVGSNLLNLFVILGLCALASGSRGLEVDPTLVSRDLPVMLATTMACLPIFWSHGQITRLEGGLLVLLYGLYLLEQVLTNTLPTVTDGFRLVTLTAVLPLVLLVLVWQSVRWWQERRS
- a CDS encoding SLC13 family permease → MSPLLEAVLAPQPLITLGVMALSVVLFISGWLPPEITGLLAMGLLMASGVLKPAEAVEGFGSPALLTLMGLFALSAGLFRSGGLDRLRGMIGSDAVRSPRRMILLLTALVGPVSAFVPNTPIVASLLPVIEGWCHRRRISPSKVLLPLSFATVLGGTLTLLGSSVNLLASEVSNKLGYGAFDLFSFTPIGLGVWIAGSLMMVLLSDHWLPDRGCNDDDLVRSFSNSGYLTEVEIPAGSELVGQSLHRSRLQRRFDVDVLELHRGVERFQPPLADRRLELGDRLVLRCTREDLLRLQQEHTVTLAPTPEEEPAPPRGGEVGNGQPMVEVLLPSGSTLAGSCLRDLRFRQRYNATVLALRRGNAVLRERLGQANLQEGDVLLLQGPKDAIRGLQANNDLVVLEQLEDDLPTMSRKRVAVVIAVLAILLPSLKVLPLVAAVLLGTVAMVATGCLRPGELQRSIRLDVILLLGSLASFSVALEKTGVADALAQALISGLHSWPLYWALATVFLFTTLLTEVMSNAATLAIVIPIAAKLAIGLGMPPMAGIFTVLFGASQSFLSPVGYQTNLMVFGPGRYRFLDVTRYGFPLTVVMTLLVPWLVCRQFGI
- a CDS encoding LysM domain-containing protein, giving the protein MQRSPAQQLPAQQPRAIPGPRAAMAAAALLACAMAGVVLLPAPPPAQAQAAAKPRTIKVKEGDTLEVLAGRHGVSVEALQKLNGITDPRTLQIDQVLKLPPVTKPRPAAAKPTPKPAAKPAAPAPAKQPPAKAPAAKAPPAQAAPAKAQHPVQQPAQPAAGPAAKPEATPAAQPAAAAADPAQPGEGRWRYFGNTLVDWGGWKLHPGGLRVTVVQPSADDVGAVRAKATAVAVQCSTLRQTWRVDGAWQEWTVPTPRSVAQQIVLDLCEQVKDPTDSTIPPPTAGPGL
- a CDS encoding DUF924 family protein → MASPTMQPAEGPGSVHQFWFEATPPQQWFRKDPDFDAQVRQRFLQLTLQALDGQLSTWAQDPSGGLALVLLLDQMPRQIWRGTAQAFAGDPAALALSQRAVERGWVQQEADQARRQFWLMPLMHSEDPEVQRTAVPLFERWCDPRTAAFARKHRDVIRRFGRFPHRNALLGRASTPEELAFLQEPGSSF
- a CDS encoding NUDIX hydrolase, with amino-acid sequence MPAPPVEVALAVLEQRGHWLVQLRDDVPGIVAPGAWGLFGGHLDAGESAQQAVRRELLEEIHWWPPRPLPFWFRHTNAQRIAHVFRATLPLPLEALVLQEGQDMVLASLAELVSGSIWSPRLQQHRPLAASLCCALQAHHQALPSGSHAAQKLDPGS
- the ndhL gene encoding NAD(P)H-quinone oxidoreductase subunit L, which encodes MPLFGSLGSISGDTLLVLGLYLALGGAYLVAVPLALYAWMVKRWTVMGKLERFGVYGLVFLFFPGLILFAPFINLRMAGQGAR
- a CDS encoding phenylpyruvate tautomerase MIF-related protein translates to MPLITVRTSCESPSAAAVDALLLDLSARVARHLGKPEAYVMTAFEAGVPMTFAGSRDQPVCYLELRSVGGFSPTTTAAVSADLCQLVADSLGVPPERTYVAFMAAEGYLWGWNGRTFG
- a CDS encoding MAPEG family protein encodes the protein MTNLALPALVTLAAVTLYQGTALTVGRARVQYGVKPPSMDGPEPFERAVRVQQNTLEQLVFFLPCFWLANFWGGSGWANGMGILWVAGRIAYAVGYLQAPERRGPGFGISFLSGAVLLVMALVGAIGELG